The following are from one region of the Candidatus Eisenbacteria bacterium genome:
- a CDS encoding MCP four helix bundle domain-containing protein, whose translation MILSNVSIKTRLALGFGIVIFLTFIFGLTTLVKLNKLTGLNRDMYEHPLVVENAVRDIKLDITTMHRSMKDVVLSDDADEIKPLASQIDLKEKQYQRSFDLISKIYLGDKREIIEANDAFRDWKGIRSEVFILMEEGDSRAAGKITMDREAEHLAALDGRMEKIGEFAAFKADQLFLEVKRTGREAISVKRPSSPGRMR comes from the coding sequence ATGATCCTCTCCAATGTCTCTATAAAGACTCGGCTGGCGCTTGGCTTTGGGATTGTGATCTTTTTGACCTTCATTTTTGGACTCACGACTCTGGTCAAGTTGAACAAACTGACTGGATTGAACAGAGATATGTATGAACATCCTCTTGTCGTCGAGAATGCGGTGAGGGACATAAAATTAGATATAACGACGATGCATCGATCCATGAAGGATGTTGTCCTATCGGATGACGCCGACGAGATCAAGCCGTTAGCCTCCCAAATCGATCTAAAAGAGAAACAATATCAGCGGTCGTTTGACCTGATTTCAAAAATATATTTGGGGGATAAACGTGAGATTATTGAGGCAAATGACGCCTTTCGGGATTGGAAGGGAATCCGGTCTGAGGTTTTCATCCTGATGGAAGAGGGTGATAGCCGTGCGGCAGGGAAAATTACCATGGATCGGGAAGCCGAACACCTCGCTGCATTGGATGGGAGGATGGAGAAGATTGGAGAGTTCGCCGCATTTAAGGCGGATCAACTCTTTTTGGAAGTAAAACGAACCGGTAGAGAGGCGATTTCAGTCAAAAGGCCATCATCTCCGGGAAGGATGAGATAA
- a CDS encoding B12-binding domain-containing radical SAM protein: MRVAFVDDTVRFSIPLGITGIAAVLRGAGHEVSLTVIGSHPEEAISRLAAIQPDIVAFSIMSGSHQAVLRFATSLKEQFSVPTVWGGPHPTFFPEMIEHPCVDAVCLGEGEEAMALLADRFDREGRTIPTDVRGFWVKREKEIFKNPILPRNKKLDELPFPARDLYLDQFPILHKHGIKHFMAHRGCPYKCTYCFNDSYNQMYKDQVDDRSIFSSRSADSICDEILDVREQTPLKMVAFVDDVFTLNRRWTLEFCRIYTQRCRIPFSINARFDNVDGEMVEALAEAGLRLVYAGIESGDETIRNQVMKRKMDLESIYKAAELYKKNKIKLLTENILGVPGETFDTAMNTLKVNQKVRPNVANASIFTPYPKLKMTQYAIENGYFDGDFDRLNHNYYHDSILSFNSEIDKRRILNLRCFFSVLARHPGLYGFVRPLLDSKPNIIFRWFGDLADGFYLKRCIAYGFGPGEFMRTLVHFLKSYRQGSNGGKTINAKQPDLVSNESRRDQTHSPTGQN; this comes from the coding sequence ATGCGCGTTGCCTTCGTCGATGACACCGTTCGCTTTTCAATCCCCTTGGGAATCACGGGGATCGCCGCCGTGTTGCGCGGGGCCGGACATGAGGTCAGCCTCACTGTGATCGGCAGTCATCCAGAGGAAGCGATCAGCCGGCTTGCGGCGATTCAACCTGATATCGTCGCCTTCAGTATCATGTCCGGAAGTCATCAAGCCGTTCTGCGATTCGCCACAAGCCTAAAGGAGCAATTTTCTGTCCCGACAGTATGGGGAGGACCCCATCCAACCTTCTTCCCGGAAATGATAGAGCATCCATGTGTGGACGCTGTTTGTCTCGGTGAAGGGGAGGAGGCCATGGCCCTCTTGGCCGATCGATTCGACCGTGAGGGCAGGACCATCCCGACCGATGTGCGCGGTTTTTGGGTCAAGAGGGAAAAGGAGATTTTTAAAAATCCCATTCTGCCCCGGAATAAAAAACTGGACGAGCTTCCATTTCCCGCGAGGGATCTTTACCTTGATCAATTCCCGATTCTCCATAAGCACGGGATCAAGCACTTTATGGCCCATCGGGGATGCCCTTACAAGTGCACCTACTGCTTCAACGACAGCTACAATCAAATGTACAAGGATCAAGTGGATGACCGGAGTATATTCAGTTCAAGATCCGCTGATTCGATTTGTGACGAAATTCTTGACGTTCGGGAGCAAACCCCGCTGAAGATGGTCGCATTCGTTGATGACGTCTTTACACTGAATCGCCGGTGGACGTTGGAATTTTGCCGTATCTACACACAGAGATGCCGGATTCCCTTCAGCATTAATGCCCGATTCGACAATGTGGATGGGGAGATGGTGGAAGCTTTGGCGGAAGCTGGATTGCGGCTCGTGTATGCCGGGATAGAATCCGGTGATGAGACTATTCGCAATCAGGTGATGAAGAGAAAAATGGATTTGGAGTCTATTTACAAGGCCGCCGAGTTATATAAAAAGAATAAGATCAAACTTTTAACCGAGAATATTCTTGGCGTTCCGGGCGAGACCTTTGACACGGCGATGAACACCCTCAAGGTTAATCAGAAGGTGCGGCCGAATGTGGCCAACGCATCGATATTTACGCCCTATCCGAAGCTGAAGATGACGCAGTATGCCATTGAGAATGGGTACTTTGATGGGGATTTTGACCGCCTTAATCACAACTACTATCATGATTCAATTCTGAGTTTTAACAGTGAAATAGATAAGCGACGGATTCTCAATTTGCGATGTTTCTTTAGCGTGCTGGCCAGGCATCCCGGGCTGTATGGCTTCGTGCGGCCGCTTTTGGATTCGAAGCCCAATATCATATTCCGGTGGTTCGGCGATCTGGCCGACGGTTTCTATTTAAAGCGATGCATAGCCTACGGATTCGGCCCTGGTGAATTTATGCGGACGCTTGTGCATTTTTTAAAATCCTACCGGCAGGGATCCAACGGAGGGAAGACGATCAATGCCAAGCAGCCGGATCTTGTGTCTAACGAAAGCCGGAGAGACCAGACGCATTCACCGACAGGTCAAAACTAG
- a CDS encoding protein kinase, which produces MQGGEDDEDPRGDNRGHPDFDEKTINSGSAGNGPLDSGSIGADPISAEHGRFIPGTVFAKRYRIVSLIGRGGMGEVYRADDLELGSPVALKLLPYNLAGQKAALDLLRSEVRIARQVTHPNVCRIYDIGESDGQYFISMEYIDGEDLASVIRRMGRPTEEKALNIARQICSGLSAAHDIGVLHRDLKPANIMLDGRGRIRIMDFGLAGLAKDLTSPGKIAGTPQYMAPEQLSGQGVTLRSDVYSLGLVLFELFTGRRAYEVETVKGLQKLHETGPPSSVSDLVRGIDPLIEQLIARCLSRLPAERPSSAQAVAISLPGGDPLAAAIAAGETPSPEMVAAAGGKGALSPLVRLGLLLGTLISILILAFLDMRPPLLQVSPHEKSPEILKNRAREIINRFGYEEKPQHSGLGFKYRWAYIDRLAERLDFKDPLQAIEQARPTSLWFWYRQSQHAMTAQEVFRASLMSNVPGVHERGMISATIDLDGRVMEFRAIPEDPYHPVEWIRDPQNPDTILTDQGNTNSLLIIDTEGRVIGTDGSPRSLAPGNTITYRGPPLAVAGEILFCFNAPEAEQVYLSGDFNNWSQKLDAMTRGVDGVWRIALPLPPGNHSYKYVLRTAVEPVHWPEILEAAGYEPDRFTKSAPLYIPQTSYDEIVSWKGSISDNPNVPLCIEAASLDGKIVLFQTTFWGGILPATMEAAAHLSVRGSWWNIFSLIFLGFIILTAIYYARQNVKLGKSDRRSATKLAILVFFVFFVRELCSAPHYPNFSVEIEVLINSLIGISGVALLLAGFVWLIYVVVEPYMRRHSPERITSWNRLLAGRWKDPLVGRDLLIGSTMAAAMALIEPIYLSLLPFLSTRKIVGQFNWQTLLGGRYALAGVPDVIIKTLPIGLLFLVLFPVLKVVARKDWIVALIIFLFIGIGQVQSAIDDYGTGAPTIYYIIGFALVASTFISFLIIRLRLLAFVAALWILNILNTFPISLDLTTWYAGTSIFGFLLLAALPLFGYWTSKGSGASLDMAARNR; this is translated from the coding sequence ATGCAGGGCGGTGAGGATGATGAAGATCCCAGGGGCGATAATCGGGGCCATCCGGATTTTGATGAGAAGACAATCAATAGTGGTTCGGCCGGCAACGGGCCGCTCGACAGCGGTTCCATCGGCGCAGACCCCATCAGCGCTGAACATGGCCGCTTTATTCCGGGCACCGTTTTCGCCAAGCGGTATCGTATTGTAAGCCTTATCGGCCGCGGCGGCATGGGAGAGGTTTACCGCGCCGATGATCTCGAACTTGGCTCCCCCGTCGCCCTCAAGCTCCTTCCCTACAATCTTGCCGGACAAAAGGCCGCTCTTGATCTTCTTCGGAGCGAAGTTCGAATCGCCCGACAGGTGACCCATCCCAATGTGTGCCGGATCTATGATATCGGTGAATCGGACGGACAATACTTCATCAGCATGGAGTATATCGATGGAGAGGATCTGGCGTCCGTTATCCGCCGGATGGGTCGGCCGACTGAGGAAAAGGCCCTGAACATAGCCCGTCAGATTTGTTCGGGTCTATCGGCGGCTCATGATATAGGGGTGCTTCATCGCGATCTAAAACCGGCGAATATCATGCTCGACGGCCGCGGGCGGATTCGAATCATGGATTTCGGTCTCGCCGGATTGGCCAAGGATCTCACCTCCCCTGGGAAGATCGCTGGAACACCACAATACATGGCTCCAGAGCAGCTCTCGGGTCAAGGGGTCACCCTGAGAAGCGATGTCTACTCCCTCGGTCTCGTCCTCTTCGAGCTTTTTACCGGACGCCGAGCCTATGAGGTCGAAACGGTCAAAGGGCTCCAAAAACTCCATGAGACGGGCCCTCCCAGCAGCGTTTCGGATCTTGTGCGAGGGATCGACCCCCTCATTGAACAATTGATCGCGCGATGTCTGTCAAGACTCCCCGCCGAACGGCCCTCCTCCGCTCAAGCGGTGGCGATCTCCCTGCCCGGCGGCGATCCATTGGCGGCTGCTATTGCAGCCGGTGAGACGCCATCACCCGAAATGGTCGCCGCGGCGGGTGGCAAAGGCGCCCTCTCACCCTTGGTTCGTCTGGGGCTTCTCCTGGGCACCCTGATCTCAATCCTGATCCTTGCCTTTTTGGATATGCGCCCACCTCTACTTCAGGTATCACCCCATGAAAAAAGCCCGGAAATTCTAAAAAATAGGGCCCGTGAAATTATCAATCGATTCGGATATGAAGAAAAGCCTCAGCATTCGGGATTAGGCTTTAAGTATCGTTGGGCCTATATCGACCGGCTTGCAGAGAGGCTCGATTTCAAAGATCCCCTCCAAGCCATTGAACAGGCCCGGCCGACATCGCTCTGGTTCTGGTATCGACAGAGTCAACATGCGATGACGGCGCAAGAGGTCTTTCGCGCAAGCCTCATGTCCAATGTGCCCGGAGTTCATGAGCGGGGAATGATCTCTGCGACGATTGACTTGGACGGCCGCGTGATGGAATTCCGTGCCATACCCGAGGATCCTTATCACCCGGTCGAATGGATAAGGGATCCACAGAATCCCGACACCATTCTCACCGATCAAGGCAATACAAACAGTCTTCTGATCATTGACACCGAAGGACGGGTCATAGGCACTGACGGATCCCCGCGCAGCCTTGCACCAGGTAATACCATCACGTATCGGGGGCCTCCGCTGGCCGTTGCGGGGGAAATTCTCTTTTGCTTCAATGCGCCGGAAGCCGAGCAGGTTTATTTGTCCGGGGATTTCAACAATTGGTCTCAGAAATTGGATGCCATGACCCGCGGAGTTGATGGGGTTTGGCGGATCGCACTTCCTCTGCCCCCAGGAAATCACTCGTACAAGTATGTTCTCAGAACAGCCGTCGAGCCGGTTCATTGGCCGGAAATACTGGAAGCCGCCGGCTATGAGCCGGATCGGTTCACAAAATCCGCGCCCCTCTATATACCCCAAACATCATATGATGAAATCGTTTCGTGGAAAGGGAGCATTTCTGATAATCCTAATGTTCCCCTTTGCATTGAGGCCGCTTCACTCGACGGCAAGATCGTCCTCTTTCAAACAACATTTTGGGGTGGGATTTTACCAGCGACGATGGAGGCGGCGGCCCATCTCTCTGTCCGGGGATCTTGGTGGAATATCTTCTCGTTGATCTTTTTGGGATTTATCATTCTTACCGCCATTTACTATGCGCGTCAGAATGTCAAGCTCGGCAAGAGCGACCGCCGGAGCGCGACCAAGCTGGCCATTCTTGTCTTCTTCGTCTTCTTCGTGAGAGAGCTCTGCTCGGCTCCTCACTATCCGAACTTCTCCGTTGAAATCGAGGTTTTGATAAACTCCCTCATAGGCATATCAGGGGTCGCGCTCCTTCTGGCCGGTTTTGTCTGGTTGATCTATGTCGTCGTGGAACCCTATATGCGCCGGCACAGCCCTGAGAGAATCACGAGTTGGAACCGCCTGCTCGCCGGCCGATGGAAGGATCCACTCGTGGGCCGGGATCTACTGATCGGTTCGACCATGGCCGCCGCCATGGCGCTCATTGAGCCGATCTATCTGTCGCTGCTCCCATTCCTCAGCACAAGAAAGATCGTAGGCCAATTTAATTGGCAGACCCTCCTGGGGGGGCGTTATGCTTTGGCGGGAGTGCCTGATGTCATTATCAAGACCCTGCCCATCGGGTTATTGTTTTTGGTTCTTTTCCCTGTACTGAAGGTTGTGGCTCGAAAAGACTGGATTGTCGCCCTCATCATCTTTCTTTTCATTGGAATTGGTCAGGTCCAGAGCGCCATCGATGATTATGGAACTGGGGCGCCAACAATTTATTACATTATCGGTTTCGCGCTCGTTGCCAGCACCTTTATCTCTTTTCTCATTATCCGTCTCAGGCTTCTGGCTTTTGTCGCGGCGCTCTGGATCTTAAACATTCTTAATACATTTCCGATTTCGCTCGATCTCACGACTTGGTATGCAGGCACCTCTATTTTCGGCTTCTTGCTCCTCGCCGCCTTGCCTCTTTTCGGATATTGGACATCAAAGGGTTCCGGGGCATCACTGGACATGGCGGCCCGTAATCGGTAA
- a CDS encoding dihydroorotate dehydrogenase-like protein: protein MSDLKTSYMGVSIKNPIVVAASTFSSNLDRVKEIEEKGAGALVIRSIFEEQILHEINVMEENLIPGEALSHEASTYLPSLEHAGAKAHLLQVEEIRKAVKMPLIGSVNAVSSGSWVDYTKQLAETGVDAIELNFYAVEVDLKRPAQLVEQKLFDTFEAIHKTVNLPMAVKLSPFYSAVGNVVAELERRGADGVVLFNRFFQPDINIETEVLERRITWSRSVDALLPLRWIALLYGWVKLDLIANSGVDKPADVVKFLLAGATAVQTATALYKHGVSYIETLLAGLEEWMESKGYSNIDAFRGKISQSDVQYNRYNYERAQYVDLILSQE, encoded by the coding sequence ATGAGCGATCTAAAAACCTCTTATATGGGAGTTTCCATCAAGAATCCTATCGTTGTGGCGGCGTCGACCTTTTCCAGCAATCTCGATCGTGTGAAGGAGATCGAAGAAAAGGGTGCGGGAGCTCTTGTCATCCGCTCCATTTTTGAGGAACAGATTCTCCATGAAATCAATGTGATGGAGGAAAATCTCATACCTGGAGAGGCTCTCTCTCATGAAGCCTCCACCTACCTGCCGTCGCTCGAGCATGCCGGCGCCAAGGCGCATCTTCTGCAGGTCGAGGAGATCAGAAAAGCGGTAAAGATGCCCTTGATCGGCAGCGTCAATGCTGTGTCTTCGGGAAGCTGGGTCGATTATACAAAGCAGCTGGCGGAAACCGGAGTTGATGCCATCGAATTGAATTTCTATGCCGTCGAAGTTGATCTGAAGAGGCCGGCCCAACTTGTCGAGCAGAAGCTCTTTGACACGTTCGAGGCGATTCATAAGACTGTCAACCTGCCGATGGCAGTGAAGCTGAGTCCCTTCTACTCGGCGGTGGGGAATGTCGTCGCTGAGTTGGAGAGGCGCGGCGCCGACGGTGTTGTTCTATTTAACCGTTTCTTCCAACCCGATATCAATATTGAGACCGAGGTCCTTGAACGACGGATTACATGGAGTCGTTCAGTTGACGCGCTGCTTCCACTGCGCTGGATCGCCCTGTTGTATGGATGGGTTAAGTTGGATCTCATCGCCAACAGCGGGGTGGACAAGCCCGCCGATGTTGTGAAGTTTTTACTGGCCGGAGCCACGGCCGTGCAGACCGCCACCGCTCTTTACAAGCATGGCGTCTCCTACATCGAGACCCTCCTTGCGGGACTGGAGGAATGGATGGAGAGCAAGGGATATTCAAATATTGATGCTTTTAGGGGTAAGATCAGTCAATCTGATGTTCAATATAACCGTTATAATTACGAGAGGGCGCAATACGTCGATTTAATACTGTCTCAAGAGTAA
- a CDS encoding T9SS type A sorting domain-containing protein: MRTLRFNCWLSSFLFVSLTLFLARVTTPQAQYINISNSEEYSEEPDLAVGSDLSLHIVWSEVTGGIGKIIYRQWKDGEWSSPFQVSDGLHNATVPSISVLDTEHIWIAWQENHANISRVVTVVTDGVIWDRYPIAPEIEGNQLNPFAYFRADGSRWVSWTDSDSSVYVANEIENWVPFTHESCFGIGGNLLCESPLGLTLFSSRLDADWLCHYVATIWNGSSWIDPGGEPSEASAPLAGVSRGGSSLVHLAALPGALPPCPCWHLLYTPWEAPTGWGPAEVLSKTFSEWWTCQDASIAVDNDDQPIVSYVYQELDELFETTRRDLVIARRSELGWYWEYSDLAIEDDVRSPDVEYFVGVPAVTWSQMVGGNREIMLSAAISGLEDSPITLKRDFRIWPNPSHGIVNFAIDNVQQAPIQLEVVNILGQRVRSLAFGRGQRVISWDGIDTRGASLGSGIYYARIQPAEGPVVTKEFIRLR, from the coding sequence ATGAGAACCCTGCGGTTCAACTGCTGGTTGTCGAGTTTTCTTTTCGTTTCTCTCACTCTCTTCCTGGCAAGGGTCACCACGCCTCAGGCCCAGTATATCAACATCAGCAACTCAGAGGAATATTCGGAGGAGCCGGATCTGGCGGTGGGATCGGACCTCTCCCTCCATATTGTTTGGTCGGAAGTCACCGGGGGGATTGGAAAGATTATCTATAGGCAATGGAAGGATGGGGAATGGAGCAGTCCCTTCCAGGTTTCCGACGGGCTTCACAATGCCACCGTACCCTCCATTTCAGTTCTCGATACAGAGCATATTTGGATCGCGTGGCAAGAGAATCATGCCAATATATCCAGGGTGGTCACCGTCGTAACCGACGGCGTCATCTGGGACCGTTATCCCATTGCGCCGGAAATCGAAGGTAATCAGCTCAATCCCTTCGCCTACTTCAGAGCCGACGGATCCCGTTGGGTCTCCTGGACCGATAGTGATTCATCCGTTTATGTGGCGAATGAAATCGAGAATTGGGTGCCCTTCACCCATGAATCATGCTTTGGAATCGGAGGAAATCTTCTTTGTGAAAGTCCTCTTGGTCTAACACTATTTTCGAGCCGTCTGGACGCTGATTGGTTGTGCCATTATGTTGCGACGATCTGGAACGGATCGAGTTGGATCGATCCAGGGGGAGAGCCATCCGAAGCGAGCGCTCCCCTCGCCGGAGTCTCGAGGGGTGGCTCATCCCTCGTCCATCTCGCCGCTCTGCCGGGCGCCTTACCGCCTTGTCCATGCTGGCATCTGCTTTATACACCTTGGGAAGCGCCCACCGGATGGGGGCCGGCCGAGGTTCTCTCTAAAACATTTTCGGAATGGTGGACCTGTCAGGACGCCAGCATCGCCGTCGATAATGACGACCAGCCGATCGTGAGTTATGTCTACCAAGAGCTGGATGAGTTGTTTGAAACCACCAGGAGAGACCTTGTCATCGCGCGGCGTTCTGAGCTCGGTTGGTACTGGGAATACTCCGATCTTGCCATCGAAGATGATGTCAGATCACCGGATGTTGAATATTTCGTGGGGGTTCCCGCTGTCACTTGGAGCCAGATGGTGGGGGGAAACCGGGAGATTATGTTAAGCGCGGCCATATCCGGTCTGGAAGATTCGCCGATAACGTTGAAGAGAGATTTTAGAATCTGGCCGAATCCCAGTCATGGAATCGTTAACTTCGCCATCGATAATGTTCAACAGGCTCCGATACAATTGGAGGTTGTCAATATCCTGGGACAGAGGGTGCGATCATTGGCCTTCGGGCGGGGGCAGAGGGTGATCTCATGGGATGGAATCGATACCCGGGGCGCGTCTCTTGGATCGGGGATCTACTATGCCCGGATACAACCAGCCGAGGGTCCGGTGGTGACGAAAGAATTCATCCGGTTGCGTTAA
- a CDS encoding response regulator, whose product MDIELVDSKVGRGTQFDVFIPIHGGHVESDSEESSRPIYDAGRKRILFVDAERSILDLAKISLEKSGYDVTVFEDSRLALEAFRKDPDEYDILVTDQTMPGLVGSDLAKAVLEIRPGLPVILCSGYSKAISEDMADSMGIKGYLFKPVSREVLSNTIRQIFEARAA is encoded by the coding sequence TTGGACATTGAACTTGTCGATAGCAAGGTTGGAAGGGGAACCCAGTTTGATGTCTTTATACCGATCCATGGCGGGCATGTCGAATCTGATAGCGAAGAAAGTTCAAGACCGATCTATGATGCGGGGAGAAAACGAATCCTCTTTGTGGATGCTGAAAGGTCTATCCTTGATCTGGCAAAGATATCCTTGGAAAAATCGGGTTATGATGTCACAGTTTTTGAGGACAGCCGCTTAGCCTTGGAGGCCTTTCGGAAGGATCCAGATGAGTATGATATTCTTGTGACCGATCAGACAATGCCCGGATTAGTCGGTTCTGATCTGGCCAAGGCGGTTCTGGAGATCCGCCCGGGGTTGCCGGTTATTCTTTGCTCAGGTTATAGCAAGGCGATCTCAGAGGATATGGCTGACTCCATGGGCATCAAGGGGTATCTCTTCAAACCGGTGTCGAGAGAAGTGCTTTCCAATACCATCCGGCAGATCTTTGAGGCGAGAGCCGCATAA
- a CDS encoding RNB domain-containing ribonuclease, which produces MNEMNSHHRDLLLHVARRVMKERSLLPEFSREILSELEGLNAAPLNDGSQRKDLRHLLWSSIDNDDSRDLDQLTVAEPLSDGSVKMLVAVADVDSLVKKGDAVDDHARHNTTSVYTAGQVFSMLPEKLSYDLTSLNENEDRPAMIIEMVFDAGGRLQASDIYQALVRNQAQLAYNSIAAWLEEGAPEPEPVSAIEGLKENLRLQDRMAQKLKTIRHELGALELQTIQTHAVFDGDAMVALEIDQKNRARELIENLMIAANGVTAGFLNRKKLPSLRRVVRTPRRWDRIVTLAMDLGFQLPQNPSSKALSAFLKNQEEKDPLRFPDVSLTVVKLIGSGEYRVAMPGESVEGHFGLAVKNYTHSTAPNRRFPDLITQRLLKAALSDAPSPYNEEELNQLAAHCTQKEDDADKVERQVAKSAAAILLEDRIGERFSAIVTGASEKGTWVRIFDPPIEGMLVEGFDGLDVGDSIQVKLVDTNVDNGYIDFSKMSF; this is translated from the coding sequence ATGAATGAAATGAATAGTCACCATCGAGATCTACTGCTCCATGTCGCCCGCAGGGTCATGAAGGAGCGGTCTCTCTTGCCGGAATTCTCCCGCGAAATCCTATCGGAGTTGGAAGGTCTGAACGCAGCCCCGCTGAATGATGGATCTCAGCGGAAGGATCTGCGCCATCTCCTCTGGTCATCGATCGATAATGATGATTCCCGCGATCTGGATCAGCTTACGGTGGCCGAACCGCTCTCTGACGGATCGGTGAAAATGCTCGTGGCCGTGGCCGATGTTGATTCCCTGGTCAAAAAAGGGGATGCGGTTGATGATCACGCCCGGCATAATACAACATCCGTCTATACCGCCGGGCAGGTTTTCTCCATGCTGCCGGAAAAGCTTTCTTACGATCTAACCTCGCTCAATGAAAATGAAGATCGTCCGGCGATGATCATCGAGATGGTCTTTGATGCTGGCGGGCGGCTGCAGGCTTCCGATATTTACCAGGCCCTCGTTCGCAATCAGGCACAACTTGCTTATAACAGCATCGCAGCGTGGTTGGAGGAGGGAGCCCCGGAACCGGAGCCGGTATCCGCCATTGAGGGCTTGAAAGAAAATCTCCGTCTTCAAGATAGGATGGCGCAAAAGCTGAAGACAATCCGGCATGAGCTCGGTGCTCTCGAACTCCAAACAATACAAACACATGCCGTTTTTGACGGCGATGCGATGGTCGCGCTTGAGATCGATCAGAAGAACCGCGCCCGCGAACTCATCGAAAATCTCATGATCGCTGCCAACGGGGTCACGGCCGGCTTCCTGAATCGAAAGAAACTCCCCTCTCTCCGGCGTGTCGTCCGCACCCCAAGGCGGTGGGATCGGATTGTCACCTTGGCAATGGATCTCGGTTTCCAACTTCCCCAAAACCCCAGCTCCAAAGCCCTTTCCGCCTTTTTAAAAAACCAGGAAGAGAAAGACCCTTTGCGTTTCCCCGATGTTTCTCTCACTGTTGTTAAACTTATCGGTTCAGGTGAATACCGCGTGGCGATGCCTGGAGAATCAGTGGAAGGCCATTTTGGATTGGCTGTCAAGAATTATACCCATTCGACGGCTCCGAACCGGCGGTTTCCCGATCTTATAACCCAACGTCTTTTAAAGGCGGCTCTCAGTGATGCCCCGTCGCCTTACAATGAGGAGGAGCTAAATCAACTGGCGGCTCATTGTACACAGAAAGAGGATGATGCCGATAAAGTCGAACGACAGGTGGCGAAATCGGCGGCGGCGATCCTGTTGGAGGATCGAATCGGCGAACGGTTCAGTGCCATCGTCACAGGCGCCTCCGAGAAAGGAACCTGGGTCCGGATTTTTGATCCGCCCATAGAAGGGATGCTCGTTGAGGGTTTCGATGGCCTTGATGTCGGCGACTCCATCCAAGTGAAGTTGGTCGACACTAATGTCGATAACGGCTATATCGATTTTTCGAAAATGAGCTTTTAG
- a CDS encoding PAS domain S-box protein produces the protein MTQHLQYTTISIDKLNTEIGERQRVKKALLESESKYRGVFEQAGDAVVLIDCETTNFYEFNDRAPEILGYNREEFSRFGLQDVDAMEFPEETVRPVEESVQAGHESFMAKMKKKDGGICDTMISAKTISLRDHLYIISIWRDVTEERRVAAVLLESAERLWGIMESMSDAVMVANSHGSLVYANREAEKILGSEYMHSSHWSNEYGVFKRDKMTKIPNEDLNLSRALAGLSTDNVEQFIRNPRVPEGFTVLSSGRPMYDKDGNVIGAVLVLKNITQHKILQTQQLQSQKMEALGKLAGGIAHDFNNLLHIILGFTELAKEMNEKKASCSGALVQIFKATMRAKGFVSQILAFSRQKERERKPIMIAPILDEVIQFLRVRSLLQ, from the coding sequence ATGACCCAACACCTACAATACACAACAATATCGATCGACAAATTGAATACTGAGATCGGGGAGCGACAGCGAGTCAAGAAGGCTCTGCTTGAGTCGGAATCCAAATATCGCGGGGTCTTTGAACAAGCGGGCGATGCTGTTGTTCTCATCGATTGCGAAACAACAAACTTTTATGAGTTTAATGACCGTGCCCCTGAAATTCTTGGATACAACCGGGAAGAATTCTCTCGTTTCGGGCTCCAGGATGTCGATGCGATGGAATTTCCAGAAGAGACGGTAAGGCCTGTTGAAGAATCAGTGCAGGCCGGACATGAGTCATTTATGGCAAAAATGAAAAAGAAAGATGGCGGCATCTGCGATACTATGATTAGCGCCAAAACCATTTCGCTTCGGGATCACCTTTATATCATCAGCATTTGGCGGGATGTGACGGAGGAGCGGCGGGTGGCGGCCGTGCTTTTGGAGAGCGCGGAACGCCTATGGGGAATTATGGAGAGCATGAGTGACGCTGTCATGGTGGCCAATAGCCATGGTTCCCTCGTCTATGCCAACAGGGAGGCGGAAAAGATTCTCGGATCGGAATATATGCATTCAAGTCACTGGTCCAATGAATATGGTGTATTCAAACGCGACAAAATGACAAAAATTCCGAATGAGGATCTGAATCTCTCCAGAGCTTTGGCAGGTCTGTCCACCGATAATGTTGAGCAATTCATCCGAAATCCGCGGGTGCCTGAGGGATTCACCGTTCTCAGCTCGGGGCGCCCGATGTATGACAAGGATGGAAACGTCATAGGTGCTGTTTTAGTTCTGAAAAATATTACGCAACATAAAATACTTCAAACTCAACAATTGCAATCTCAAAAAATGGAAGCCCTTGGAAAGCTGGCCGGAGGCATTGCTCATGATTTCAATAATCTGCTTCACATTATTCTTGGTTTCACGGAGCTGGCAAAGGAGATGAATGAAAAGAAGGCTTCCTGCTCAGGTGCGCTCGTTCAGATCTTCAAAGCGACGATGAGGGCCAAGGGCTTTGTGAGCCAAATTCTGGCTTTCAGCCGGCAAAAGGAGAGGGAGCGGAAGCCCATCATGATCGCTCCCATTCTTGATGAGGTTATTCAATTTCTAAGGGTTCGCTCCCTTCTACAATAA